DNA sequence from the Glycine soja cultivar W05 chromosome 18, ASM419377v2, whole genome shotgun sequence genome:
TCAACATCATTATGAcacaaattttaatatgatcaaacatgataataaaatttatatattcatatgGTAAAATTTAACTTTATGGCATATCTCTATAGGAGTTTTATTTGATCCTCTTGCTCCATAGCTTCACTACTCATctctacaataaaaaaatgaatacaataagaattaagcaaaataaaacattgaacAAATCCTATATATGTATGAATGAGCACATGActagttagaaaaaaaaactttgattaaataaagagagacaaaataAAAAGTCCATGGTcactttctctgtttttggatCAGCCAAGCAAAGAGAATTTTATCTATAACAAACCCACAATACAACCAAAGAAACCGCCAAATAGGAAATGTTAAATCCAGAAATCCAGAATTTTATATTATGACacggaaaataaaaaatagaaaagagaaataggggagcaacaaaaaaataaaaagtagaaaagaaaaacaagggagcaatagaaaaataaagcatagaaaagagagaaataggggagcaacaaaaaaaataaaaggtagaaaagagaaagaggggATTTATCTTGTGTTCTATGCGCGATGACGGAGGCCTGACATGGTCTGAGTGCGACAGTCTGCACGCAGCAACGACGTGCTTTGCGTGTGAAGATGAAGATCCGACAATGGTGTTTGGTTTGCTTGCAGAGCAGAAaacatgaaggagaagaagaaggtttgTCTCGTGTGTGAGAATCAAGGCGATTCTTTCTCTAtcataaacatttttatttttattgacaaataataaaaaatagatgatgtgtttgtgtttggatggtGGGTCGCGTCCAATTGCACGTGTCCGACAATCCAATCGTGTCTGACGAACTCAGACACACCTAACACACACCACGTCGCACATGAGTCATGTCTAAATCTGTATTTGGTGCAATTTTGACGTGAGACACACCCTACCAGGCTACGTTCGTGCTTCTTAGGATATATATACCCAAAAAATACTTTTGTTTCTTTATACCAATTAATGTCATTATTACCATTCTCTTTAATCTAAACAAATTTAGGGAGTCTTAAATTTAGAAGGctcaactaaataaataatttttttataactatataTGGTacatttaaactaattttttattacaaaagaaaaaataattttctaaataaaagaatcacaaacttattaagaaaatataaaatataagatttaatatatttttagcttttataaataagatactgttcattttaagttcttaaaaaaacaaaatcgtctcattttagtttttcatttatGAAAATGTATCAAATGTAATCTgtattctttataaaaaaaattgtatcttttttttttgtctttcatttatgaaaacaaaagttacattaacacatttttataaaaagtaaattacacttacatgatgtggtttttttttgtgaattgtgTACAATATACCTCTATTATTTGATATGACCTTTATCCCCTTGTTGTAATGCGGTGAACATCATATCAATAACTAAGAGGTATTGGGCATAATTTGTAACATcctaaatgtattattttttttatttttatattactaaatTATGAAACTTAGCATGTAAAAAAATCAGAATTAACATTTTTTGTGCAATTTGTAACACCCCATGTGAATATTTCATGTAGCTTTTTgcataaattttgtgattttcttgagaaaaaattctaaaattttctaTGATTTTGTGATTGTTTCCTTTAATTTAGTTGAAAAatccataaaaaattaacattttccatatattttcacataaattttattttgttcaaaAATACTTAATCTGTCTTCTAGTTTTTCAAATAAGCGTACAAATAAattctctatttttatattCAGTAGCTTAAGAAGGTATAAAAgccattaaaaaaatctttaaatttacataaaaaaaactaattctaaaattattaaataataattactttagtatttaatattattaaacgaTTTCTTCAACCTGGTCGAATGGTTTGCTTACTGCAATACCGTATtgataaccattttttttatttttataaatcacttatttaagatatttgttaagttaaaaagtctcgCATATCTACACTTTAAGCAGTAAGGGTTGGTCCAACGAATAAGgtctaaataaattataaaagatttttcttactttaaataaaaattatatattagattttttaacttatatgatgttttgttaaaatatggagctttttttgttatatagaAATTcatagaaaatgatttttttgttagcatgtaaattttagttgttttatttttgagttttttcaaagtagtaaaattttaaattttatgtatatCAACAAATATCCTCTAACTGTTATAATGGGTGAaatcatcttaattttttaaagaataaataattatttttatccctaAATGTGAAAAGAGTTGATAAATTCGTCTTCAAAAGATGAAATttccaattttaatttctaaaagtaaaaaaaatatgacaaattcATTCATATGTTAACTTAATGAAAGAGCGTATGTAACATAGAGACAAAAATGGTATAAAAATGATTGTGAACATGACTATTGAATAGATTAGACTAATGTCACTAAGTTTCAATTGGACTAATGTATGAGACCCcaaaatttgtttcatttaaggataaaatatgatttaatcttcatctttctctcttttttttgttgtagGCATACTATttcaataaacacttaaaaaaataaggaaacaaacataaattagaacaaacataatgataaacataatattgattaataagcatAGTACGTCTGTTGCTCTCAAATTTCTACTGTAACAACATTAGGTAGTAACAAAATTAAGTTGAgtctcatatttttttgtaaaaattaacttaGTGGCTGTGCATTTTTGTAGGAATATCATATTTTTGGCAAGgtttgttacattttttagaACAACAGACAtattatacttattattatctttgttttaacttatatttgtttccctatttttttaattatttattgtaatgttatgcttgtaacgataaagaaggaaaagatgaagattaaattatgttttacccttaaatgaaacaaaatttaagtTTGACAAATTAGTCCAATAAAAACTTTctgacattttggtccaataTATTTAACAATCATGTTGTCAATCATATTTGTGACGTTTTCGTCCACTTACTTATATCACATAGGTTCTTCCATTATTAGTAACGGATGAAAGTTAACAAATGAATTGATTTGtcgtattttttcatttttaggactaaagtttaaatttttatttttaagggataaatttatcatcattctatatatttaataatgaaaataactatttattctCGTAAAAGTAAAGagcaaaataattataatttaaactaaacatGACTACTTGATTTCTAGGACTATACAcctactttattattattgttattagtcataattatcaatttgtttctcgaattttaaaaaaaaataattgaatgatttaAAATAACGGTGAAGACCGAATTAAGCCTTGTTATTACTATTCAAGTATTAGCTAGgttaaattaaacaataaatgataaattgataacACATTTGTGAGTGGATAGCGATAGCAATAGCATCGACATCTATTCCTCCCGGTACCTGTATAGTATCAGAAGGAACGTGATATTGTGTAGAGAGAGACTCAGTGAAGAAAGAAAGATATGAGATAATtccttctttatcttttttcataGCAGTGAAGAAAAAACTGAGAAAGCATGGGCGTGGACTACTACAAGATTCTTCAGGTAGATAGAAGTGCCAAAGATGAGGATCTCAAGAAAGCATATCGAAGGCTAGCCATGAAGTGGCACCCTGATAAGAACCCTAACAACAAGAAAGAGGCTGAAGCTAAATTCAAGCAAATCTCCGAAGCTTATGATGTATGTCAATTCAATACATATTTATACCCTTTtcaaaaaattgttgttttgaAGTAATTTgagtgtgtttgtttgttttccccTTGAAAGTTGTGATTTTTGTGAAGGGTTCGGATGgaaatgttttgaattttgggGTTTTCTTGGATCACCCTAATTTGAATATTGATGAGTTGGGTGTTTCAGAACACAATTCGAATTTGAAGTTGTCTTATTTCGTACGAAAATGCAATTTTTGTGTGGagggttttcaatttcgagtctGTGGGGCTTTCTAATTTGAATCTAAAAGGCCGAGGTAGGTTTTTGGTTTATCACTGTGGGTAATTTAGTTCAAAGGTTTTTCAATTATCAGTTTTTCTGAGGTGGGGTTcggttgttttttgtttttttttttttttgttgcttaaTTTGAATTGTGAAACAGGTTTTGAGTGATCCACAGAAGCGAGGAATTTATGATCAGTATGGTGAGGAGGGGTTGAATGGGGTGCCGCCAGGCGCAGGTGGTTTTCCTGGTGGTGGCGACGGTGGGCCGACGTCATTCCGGTTCAATCCCAGAAGTGCAGATGATATATTTTCCGAGTTTTTCGGGTTTTCGAGACCCTTTGGTGGAATGGGGGACATGGGTGGCCGAGCTGGTGGCTCTGGATTTTCCAGGGGTGGCCCGTTTGGTGAAGATATCTTTGCTCAATTTAGGAGTGCAGCTGGGGAGAGCTGTGGCCATATGCAAAGGAAAGGTGCAGCCATTGAGAGACAATTGCCTTGTAGCTTGGAGGATTTGTATAAAGGGACTACCAAGAAAATGAAGATTTCAAGGGATGTTAGTGATGCCAGTGGGTGAGTTGTCTACTTTTACTTGCCTGTCGTACTTTCTATATTCGTCAAGGAGACATGAGTTTGTTTATTTTAGTGTGTTGTTGCATGGAGTCAGATTATTGAATTTCAAGCGGAGTTTGATGACTTTTAATCTGATCAGTTGGATTGATCGCTTTGAAATTGAACTGTATGTTTGCAATGCTGTAGCCTGTAGGCTTAGAGTAATCCACTTTCTGCTGTTAAAGTGGTAGATTCTGATGTTGGATGAGATCTTTGACGTATCACAGTTATGCAGTTTTgatactctatttttcttaaaaggCTCTGTTAATTACATGGTTTATGCTTGAATGTGGTATTTTGCTAGTGGTTTAGACCTTTGTTCTTCATTGTGGCAATAATTTCGTTCGCGAGATTaagtaaaaatgaatttattgttTAAAGTTTTCCTCTTTGATTCCATATAGTTGTGAACCTAATATTGTTTATCTTGGTATTCCTATATAAATCACCTTATTCATTACAATATGTGTTTAGTTTAAAATTGTCTACACTTGATAAAAGCCGGAGTATTGACATTGGAGCACAATGTCTGCTATTGAACTTATGTTGGATACGCAAACAAAATATTGAGTGACACAATTCGATTCGCACGCTTCAGCTACAAGAACAATACACCATCCGATTTGCATAGCTGGACCTCTGAATCGCATCGTATGAATCGTATCACGATACTTATTACCAAGTTTTTGCTACAACGGTGGTCATGAAGGACCACTCTATTTGAATCCTATAATGACCTAGGGTAAATCCACTCCACAATGTCGCTATAGCCTGCTATTGACTACTATGATTAAAGCAGTagttgtgaatgtatgtatacatgattttgatgatgtcagaagaagaatcaaacaaggctcattttgcttcaagattaatgcaagattgtttcaacaaacaaagccttgattcaagatttcttcaagatcaagccttgcctcacaatgaaaggtttcaagtcattcaagacatatgtaatcgattaccaatacatgtaatcgattaccaatggtttgaaagtgtgtaatcgattacacatcatatgtaatcgattaccagagactctgaacgttgggaattcaaattttaaatgaagggtcacaactgttcaagaaaaacaattgtgtaatcgattacactaattctgtaatcgattaccagagaggattttcaaggaatatcgccaacagtcacatcttatcatttggattttgaatggccatcaaaggcctatatatatgtgtgacttgggacgaaattgaagagagagttttgcttgacaaaaatgtcttatcctctcaaaagacaatgagagatattccaaaagaacttcgttgtcaaatgctctctcaaaagaaattcttgaccaaacacttgcaaaatctataaggattcttacatgatcttcattgtaatattcttctcttgaagagagaattattcttctattcttcttattcaatgagattggttaagagactgtgagtctcttgttgtaaagcatctgaacacaagggatgggttgtctctgtgtggttcagactttgtaaagaaacttacaaagatagtggaaatcttaagtgggttgcttgagtactggacgtaggcacgagaagtggccgaaccagtataaaattgtgtttgcattctctcttcccttatcttatttattttgttgcaattaattgtgtcttgcatgtttaaagaacattgttaaattgattattgttgtttcttctgcattctaagtctatccctcttaagttattgaggccacaaggtccaacagtaGTTATTATAGCTTTGGAAACATTATGAATTAATAAAGCATTGGGGACGTTAGGATCAGATAAAATGGTTtgattctttattatttttgtaaaaattaattgtctttattttttctgtaTATAAATGTCAGTATACTGAGTGCAAAGCCCTCAAGCAGTTTGCCAATATCTCTCTTGAAACTTATTCTCAAGTAGTCACACAGCACATGCTGGTTAGTAGTCCATTATTTGATCATTCGTATTTGGAGATATCAAAAGTTGTAACTAATTGTTCATTTTTCTACATAAATCATTTCACTAGGTGTGTGTTTGAATTGGTTTATTTTTGGGAAAACAATCATTTTATTATACTGCTTCATAAATAgcttttgaaaaactaaaaaaatgttatttcaaaaataaatccaTTCCCAAAGATGTGCATTGTTACGACTATAGGGATCCAATGTACATTGTGGGAGCTTTTATGGGAGATGGCTTTTCATAGTCAGTTGAAAATAATAATGCTGATCTTGTGGCATGATTTTTGTGAACATTCATTTTTGTATGACtgattaaaagaattttttgtatggttttttacttttaacatGGAAGAATCATCTTGTAGGAATTTGCTGTGAAATTAGGCTATGTAAGAATGTAAGATGGATTGTGAAAATGTGTTAGAAATCTTTGATATTACTTGTGATTATGATTACTTAATCTactatatgttttcttttttgtaggAGACCCTCCACAGTAGAGGAAATACTTACAATTGAGATCAAGCCAGGTTGGAAGAAAggaacaaaaataacttttccTGAAAAGGGAAATGAGCAGAGAGGAGTTATCCCTTCAGACCTTGTCTTTATTATTGATGAGAAACCTCATAGTCTCTTTAAAAGGGATGGCAATGATCTTGTTGTCACCCAGAAGATATCGCTTGTAGAAGCCTTGACAGGTTACACAGTGCAGCTGACAACCCTTGATGGGCGGAATCTTACATTCCCCATTAACTCCACTATTAGTCCAACATATGAAGAAGTTGTCAAAGGAGAGGGTATGCCCATTCCAAAAGAACCTTCCAAGAAGGGAAACTTAAGAATCAAGTTCAATATCAAGTTTCCCTCCAGGCTTACATCCGAACAGAAAAGTGGCATCAAGCGATTATTGACATCTCCTTAAGCAACAGCAGTAGCTCTTCCTACCATTTAGCTAACATTGTAAGATGTCAGTTATTTTATGCTTGgtttatttgttttcaaatgGAAATTGCTGCCGCTGTGAACTGGATTTCAGTTAGAACAGTTTATTAGAGGatgatatttgttaattgtTTCGCGTCTTCTTTAGTATTTGGTAGTGAAAATTTTCTTAACCTCTTTTTCACTTGTTTATGTGAAAAGTGCCTGTGCAATAATTGAATTTCTTTGTACTTGCCCATTAGTATTATTCTTACCCTCGTGTTGCTTTTCTTCAACAATGATTGCTGTGTCAATCATTCCTGCCATCCATGTGCACATAAGAAAACCTTTGAATGACTTGGTATGTCATTTGATTAAGCTTTATATACCAATTGAATATCGCATCATCTATCATTTGATTGATTGCCAATACCATCACAATAGTTTTTCCAATGAGCCAATATCGTTCATGAATTAGTGAAATATTATGTGTGTGCGTTTAGATAGATGATGTGTTTTTGTTaagtatattataaaaaattgtgttttttagtACATGAAAAATAGTCTTAGACAAGGAAGACAAGCTTGCAATGCAAGCTTCACATTATCAAAATTGAACTAATGTATTCTAATTCCCACATAAAATAGTGTTTATAGAGTTAACTAAACAAAACAGGTATCTTAATAGTTTATTAACTAAATGTTATTGTTTGATTTTGGACGGTCAACTGACGaaagtattaaaattatttattatgaataataagAAGACTAAATTTGTTGATTTAGAAATAGAGGaatgaaaattgtaaatttaaaattataatgaaattaaaattataatttagtctaACGTTAAGAGAAAGATGAGTGCTAGGAACAAATCATctctaattgattaaaatttattaaaaattataaaattaagagaacgaatcattaaatatgattacacctacaaaattgtcatttgttttttgtttcaacaagattgtcatttttaattaagagtAAATTAGATGGATCCTTACACCtaattttaaagtgattttaaatttaactacaTATTTATAAAGTTTAATCCACAAACTTATaagtgatttttaaattaaaagcttcaaaattagaacaaaaagtcattaaatataatgtgcaacttataaaattgtcatttttaattaagagtAAATTACAAGACTCCTGATATTTTCTCTTATtacatttgattttaaaatgatttaaaatttaacaacatatttataaaatttatcacaCAAACTTATAAGTGATTTTAAATTTgtctatatattaataaaatcgttgcttttaaatttaactaaatatttataagatGCCGCCTAGCATGGTCCTATAAGTTAAATAGTCTTTGGTGGACTATTTTTAACATTAGGTGCACATAATAATACCATACATTTCATACATTGGATTATGCTTTTTTTTCCCCTAATTTTGTCCATTTGAAACACCACCCGCTGTAATGAATCTACCGTCTCCACCACCATCCACAGCAGCTTCATACTCACTCCTTGTCATTCCTTCACTCGAAAGCCTATCACACTACTCCACCACTTGGTGCTTCACCTGCCCTATCGCCACCATTTGGTAGCTCCTCCCTTCTCTCTGGTGATCTCACCATCACCGATGACTCACTCCCTCTCAGATTTGAGCAAGAACTCAAATCTGATCCACCGTCTCGAGATGTGGATGCCGTTATGAACTCGAAACGTGTATGAGCTCATATCAGTGCTGCTGTGACCTTGAGACATGTATGAGCTCATATCAACGCCGCTGTGAAGTCGAGACATGTTTCTCATTCCAATAACTCTAATTATGGGTACATACAATATCCTTTTTGTAGAGATTGAtagtttatttgtttgatatgaTGTTCTCTCTTGCTGTTTTGGGTGTTGCTTCTCCATCTCACAATATCGTGGTGGTTGTAGAAGTTATTGGAATCTTGTTATAAtagaattttgttaaaatttagttttagattctgaagataaattattttacataaacaaCACGAGGGAACACTGAGATTTACGATTTCGAAAGGTTTTGATTTCGGATGGTGGGGATAACAAGGATGAAGAAAGTGGagagagaaaggattgaatgagaaataatttaatgtgaaaaatatataatacaccaacaaaattattatttttaattaatattaaattacacAAATCGTGTTGagatttgttctttttatatctatttttgaAGTGATTTTAAATCTAACTACATATTTACAAATTGTACTTTTAAAATTGTATCTTtactataattatataattatgtagTTAAATTTACAATCACTTTAAAATAaggtataaaaaaagaaaatctcaacacaattcatgtaatttacttttaattaaaaaatgataattttatgggtcacatattatatttaatgattttttctcttaaatttgtaatttttttttaaaaaaaattaaccaaatagagagtttaattttataaatatgctgttaaatttaaaagtaacgattttataaatatatactcaattttaaaattgggTGTAATAAGAGCAAATTTCAGAAGAAGTCTGTAATTTactcaattaaaaatgataattttgtagATTACACATAGTGAGTAAAGTTCCATAATTTTTTCTTGAGGTGGTATGTTCATTTCCTTTACTTTATCCATAATGTTCATTTCACCTTCTCA
Encoded proteins:
- the LOC114397519 gene encoding dnaJ homolog subfamily B member 4-like, encoding MGVDYYKILQVDRSAKDEDLKKAYRRLAMKWHPDKNPNNKKEAEAKFKQISEAYDVLSDPQKRGIYDQYGEEGLNGVPPGAGGFPGGGDGGPTSFRFNPRSADDIFSEFFGFSRPFGGMGDMGGRAGGSGFSRGGPFGEDIFAQFRSAAGESCGHMQRKGAAIERQLPCSLEDLYKGTTKKMKISRDVSDASGRPSTVEEILTIEIKPGWKKGTKITFPEKGNEQRGVIPSDLVFIIDEKPHSLFKRDGNDLVVTQKISLVEALTGYTVQLTTLDGRNLTFPINSTISPTYEEVVKGEGMPIPKEPSKKGNLRIKFNIKFPSRLTSEQKSGIKRLLTSP